TAAAATCAGCTAAAGGTTGAAGTGTGGTCAAAATACCTGTGCTGAGATGAAGCAATAAAGCCACCAGTAACACAAAAGAGTAATGTCACACCCACTACTCTGCTGAAAAGTTGTCTTTTAACAGAAATACTTTTCATTTACTAATTAATCCCATTCCCCTCTGCTTTGCTAGTTTTGAGAATGGTTAAATTACTGTCTTTGCTGCTCAGCACATCAAACGTTTCAAAGCAGGGAGTCTACAGTGCTCTCTACACACGACTCTCTGAGATAATACAATGCTTATAACTGAAGCAAGACTCTCTCATGTTGTTTTGTGGTGGTGCTCTGTGGCATGTGGTGGGTGGCTCCAAATACTACAACACCCACGGGCCTTGGCTGCTGTTGATTATTGGTCAGAGTCAAAATGATAAATTGGGCAATAAATGAGCCCAAATCTAAACATAAACTGATATAAGCTGTAAATTATAGAATTCTGAGCAGAGCAGTTTTTGCAAAAATACATGGGAGTCGCAATTTTGGAAATTTCTAATGGCAGTTGTTAAACTTAGCATAGGAGAAAAGAAACTCTATGAACTTTGAGCAGCTGGACAGTTTTTAATGTAAACCTTCGGAGAAAAGCTAGCAGCAGACTTCACTTTGTTATTTCACTAATGGAGTTATTGCTACGGATTATCCTACAGATAAACATGGAATAAACTTTGAAAACAGGaacatataaaaaaacaggaaatgttcttcctaaaatatgatttaaaaaaataaacatatgaaacaGGATACCATAGATAAAGAGCTGTCATTCTCTGGAGCAGAGGTAAATAAAAGCTTCCTCCCTTCCTTTGAGAGCTGACGGTAATTAAGCTCTTGCACCCTCATGTCTGATGGCATTTAACTCACCACATCTATTAAAGGAGAGATGACTGCTGGTTATCAGGTGTTTTACCAATGTATGCCACGATGGGACTTAAATTAACAGCTTTATCAGCCTGGCCACGCAGTTACCGTAGGCCTTTACTCATCTACTGCTTATCACTGGCTAATAAGAGCTGGACTGAGTCTCACAAGCTAACTGGCTCATCTACTTCCACAATTTGTATATGTCTGATTTAAGAGTTTTTCTACATGACATTACAATAATTGAGATAGTAGATTCATTATAgaatacaaaaaacatctgttattataTAAATCTAAGTATCTTCCATTTGGACTTCACTTGTATATCTGATAGTGATTTTAACCACATTGAGATCAACACAAAGTGCAATGCTGAATAagtgtaaaaaactaaaacgaACAACAAAAAGGTGCATGTACATAAAACTTTTGTGGTAGGTAGATTCTAAAGCTCCAGTGCAATACAGACAAGATTTCAAAAAGCACTTTCTCATGGTTTCAGAGTGAGaaggcaagagagagagagtgagcgagagagagagagagagagagagagcgagagcgagagcgagagagagtaaAAATAAGAGCACAGATGGCGAACAGACAGTCAGATAAAGAGAGTAGACGTGAACAGAAAGGTACAGAGTTACAACACATGATAAGCCGACCTGAACACAGAGAACTAATATACATCCATCATCCTGCTGGAGTGTGAGGTGATTAGTGAAAATGTtcacaaaactataaaaaaaattctgaaataaATAGCAATGGAGTGTTGGAGTGTAAAGAGAGAGCCAACTAAAGACAGCACAcatcaaatgttgttttaaatccacattttacAGGATAATTTTGGTTCAGTGGGTGTTGTATTCATGATTGTTgatcttttctctctgttaaaCTTACATGTAACTTTGTAGCTACTCAGATCTGGGAGCATGGGAACACCGCTGCCACTAAGTCCGAGGTCAAGAACTAGCTATCAGACAACGAGACGGGCCGTAAACAAGATACTGATTATTTGGAGGTAAAATTAAAAGTTTGTACTCCAAAACTGCAAGTCAAAGTTTACAACTGAGAGTGCGGGTGATTATTCTCCCCGAAtccttcattttctcttcctAGAATGTTTGGTTGTCCTATTTggttatatatttgtttaacgCAGCATTGAACCAATTTTATTTGGCTACTTGAGAAGAGAACTCCCAAACTTTCTGAACCTCACACAGATAAGACACGTTATGTTATTAAGGAATTAAAAGATGCTTTAACATGTTATTGAGCTGAAGGGAACTGCAAGTGATagtgataattctctgtgggGTCATGAGTTGTCGTTTGACCAATTGttgatataaaaatattgattggATCTTTAAAACCTGTTTGATCATCTGTTCTGTTCTCACATTAGACTGATTTAAAGCAGTGTCAACGCATTCCTGATCTCACCAACTAGCTTCATGAGAACAGGTAACTCAGCCCTGTGTCTGCCAAGTGCTCTCAAGGCATCCTGAACAGTAAAATTAGGCTTGTGTATGGACAATAATACTGAACATAAAATGCTtctcaaaatacaaaacaagatCAGGGAAATGTGGGACTCCGGCAGCCATACTGGCATCTCATTGGGCACTGGgcaacaatatatatatttatttgtatctattaTGTTTGCACTCTTTTTTACATACAGGGCAGCCTTCAACTCACATACCCTTTTTTAAAGGGCCTTGTTCACccacattaaaacaaatcatatcTTCTTAATTTCTTTTAGTTGTGATATTCATTGTCCTGCATTGTATGTGGAAGAAGGCATAAATCTCAGAAACAATCAAGATgtagacaaataaaacaatctggGTAATTGTGATGATCAAACTGATCTGATCTAACCGCTTCAGTCATTGGACTCAGTCTGTACTGTAGGATGTTAGCTGTGTGTGTCCACGACACTTCACACTGTCACTATGAGTGGATTTGTCATGCAAACACCAACCTTTTAAAATTGGAAAACTAAAATGGGATTAAAATCCTGGAATGTATATGATGTTCCTAATGTGACTATAACATAAAAGCAATAAAGCCTTTCATGTAGTGGTTAAACGATACAGTCATGGTTTCCACTGGTGCACTTCAAGCAAAGGCAGGCAGACAGCCCAGTGCGATAAGCTTCTCTCACCTGAGGGACTCATGGGAGGGACGACAGGGTCTGACAACAGCTTGACATCTTGACCTCAGTCAGACCTGAAGGACACAACAGATCCCACCAGGCAGAGTGTCGCACTTAATGGCTTGAATTTCACTTGGTTTCAGTCtcgtgaatattaaaaacaaaaatatttaacgTCATCTGATCTTACGTTGGCTTGGGACAGACCTACTAGCTCTCCCGCTCAGAATGAAAATCAGAAGACAAAATGTTCCCTTCAGCTTCAGGTTGATCCAGCTCTGTACATGTTCTGGTCAGAGTCGAGCTGAGGACGGAGGCTGAACGTGATGAGGCAAGACGGAGTCTGTAAAGGACTCGGGGGTGCCGGGCTTCACTGAGGGAGGGAGACGATGACCTCTACGTAGTTGATGGGAAAGAAGCCAGAATCGCCACTGATCATGCCCTCATACCAGTTCTCATCTATCTGGTttgtgaggatgatgatgtcaCCCTCTTTGAAGCCAAGCTCGCCCTCATTCTCTGGCTCGAAGTGGTAGAGGGCGCGACAGCACGGCTGGTCAAGCACCTCCGTCTCTGCACCCAAACAAAGGAAGAAGATAAGATTATGCAATAACTATTTCACTCGTGCATAATGATGAGTAAAAACTTCTTTCTTAGAATCTAAGTATTTAACAGGCTGCAAATAATGATGTATTTCACTATTGagatatatatattcatatttattcaaatgattAGTCTCAATTAAAGTGTCTGATAAGATGTCTTTCaattgttaaaacaaaaaaagagcaaaCTCTGTGTAACGATGGACAGAAAAACGAATCCACTGATGCAGGCCTGACATGTGGTTGGAAAATGACCTTGAGTTTACCTCGAGTTTCATCGTTGCTTGTTTGACAGTTGAAAAGCCAGAAACCTTGGAACCAGCTGAGACTAATCAAATATCAAAAGTGCTGCTGGGTAACTTTCTGCTGATTCATGTTACAGAGTGATACACACGTGTGTCAGTGCTGAGTCAGGGTGTGTTACTCACGGTGCAGATTGCCATTGGTAGTGGGGCTGTCAGGCCATgacagtggtacagtggttatATGATCAACTGGGTGAGATGTAAAGACAAATGGAGATGGTGTTGAGCATGTGACAACACGAAACAAAGTACAAACTCAGAGTAGGATGAAGAAATCATCTCTTCTAATCTGTAGTGCAGTTGTTCTTTTACCAGTGGAGGGCAGCAACACTTTATAAATACTGCCATGAGATAGGAGCCAATGAGCCCATTAACGTTTTTTCCAAggccaagaaaaaaaatcatgtgcTGTCTGAAGACCAAAGTTGACAGGGCTTTTGCTGTAAGGGCCCACACCCTTTCAAATAGTTTAACTGAGGATCTCAGACTTAAAACATTTGGTGTCTGTTTTTAAACCATCCatcaaaatgtacttttaccAAATGATGTTTACTTAGCTGTTGTTCTTACTTATATTTCTTTTACccttttcttttgccattactttaaaattatgtattattttatctgctgtctttgatttaGATATTGTAATATATCAATTGCAGTCTTTGATGACATGCTTTGTATTCTCATTTTTACTTGTCCTCTATGTGAAGCCCTTTGTAActgttgttttgaaaggtgcttgATAAAGTTTGTCAGGAAGTGGTGTGAGTGGAGCAAACGAGATGTTATTTGTCAGTTTGCAAATGATGAAAATATTGTTTAGTGTATGTTTTCATCTACATTTGGtgagtgaagaaaaacacaactaatgcatgtgttgttgagttGATATATGATCCAGCCACTTTATATCTGGATATAAATATTATCAATGCCAGCTGGAGGGAAGCACATGATGTAGCATAAGAGCCCAGAGGTTAAAGCACTGAAAAGGAATGAGAGGGATCACGACTCAACACTGTATAAAAGTATACCTACTTTTCCCATTAACTGTGTGGTTGATCTGGATATCTGAAAgggacaacagaaaaaaagtccACAGTGGAACACAAAGTACACAATGGGGATGGTGCTGAAAGTTACAGTtacagaaaggaaaagaaagcacaaataaaacagagacagaTATGTGGCAGCTGTACCGGTGGATTTAAGTGAGGAGCTGTAGGACAAGCCGTTGTGCTGACTGTTGTCCAGAGTGTTGGTGTTGCTCCTTATCACCTTTGGCTTGAACTCTCTCTTGGGACGGCAGTTGGCTGTTGATATCCTATGGGGAGATGATagcagagtgaaagaaagaaaaagctttgggcaaaacaaagacaatgaaGTGATGCTTTACTGATTCACAGCATTAGGTTTTTCTTTTAAGAGGCTCCAGAATTTTCAGAGGTTCATGAATGCGCTCAGAAGAACCGCAAGATCATCTGGACCTTACTAATGTAGGGGTGTGAgatctgatgtttttaaattgtgatcGATCTTTTTCTACTTTATAAGCCCATTGTAAGATCATGAATTTTTAGCACAGAGCATTGTATAACATGGATCCATGATAAGGAAAATGGTCGCTTGCTAGTGGACTGTGCTGATTGACCAATGATCTCTATCATAGGGTCTCTTTCatgtgaaatgtatttgaaaatgaattcagTGTAAGTGAGCAGCATATTGAACCACCATAACAGTAATGTAGGGACATAACCATGGAagctaaaacaataaaaaatataattttctgcCCTTTGGTTTGTGACTATTTTTTTTATGGGAAAATAAAGGACACGTGAAGTTTAAATGTGTTGCAAGAGGTATTAGGATATTGTGTGTTTGGTCAGTTGGTTTTAATGAACAGAGCCAAAAGGCCAATCGTGTGGCTCTGTCACATAtgcagccacatcgtggatcatgatggtggatcataGACTGTGAtctcctcaattcatttgtcattgctgctgccttcatctctatcagacatttgtttatgtataaatactttaaacattgtcAAACTTCTCCATTATGttgaaaactgtttcttctaatcaatgttgtaaatctTAATTTCTCTTAATTTGTTGAAGTTCTCAgttacacttgacatctattgcacctctgtccgtcctgggagagggatccctcacatgtggctctctctgaggtttctacctttttTCCACGTTAATTGGAGTTTTTTTTGGAGTGTatttccttactcttgttgagggttaaggacagaggatgtcacaccttgttaaagccctatgagacaaattgtaatatgtgaatatgggctatacaaataaaattttatAGATTGATTTATTGAAACCAACTCCAAGTTATCACCATAAACATAACATATTAAAATCACTAACTAAAATGTTCAGTCCCACAAAGTGTCaatgaatcaatgaatgaaATCAATGCAACATGTAAGTGTCAGCATTTAACACTGAAGTGACTTGGCAGCTTGCTTATGAAACACAGACTGATGACTGTCTCTCCATGACAGATCAGTCCACCCATACTTGTATTATTCATCATGAGCAGTCATGTTGACGACTGTCTTCAGACTTTTTACTCACTCCCACATGAACTCTGCCAAAGTGGTTTCCTGACAGACTGGGACATGAGAGGCGGGCCTGAGCTGAATGAGTAACACTCAGACTGATTCTATGTCCTGAAGCACAGTTTCAGACATTTTGATAAACTACTGTCGGGTTACTGACGTCTCAGTACAGTATGTCAATGTGAGTTGCCttaaacaaaagatgaaatgaaaggaTTATTTGCAACATACCACATACAGTGGATATAAAAAGTCTACACACCCTGTTAAAATGCCAggtttttgtgatgtaaaaaaatgagaCCAAGATAAATCATGTCAGAACTTTTTCCACCTTTAATGTGACCTATAacgtgaagaaaaacaaactgaaatcttttagggggaaaaataaaaaaattaaataatgtggTTGCATAAGTGTGCACACCCTCTTATAACTGGGGATGTGGCTGTGTTCAGAATTAACCAATCACATTCAAACTCGTGTTAAATAGTAGTCAGTACACTCCTGCCATCATTTAAAGTGACTCAGATTAATCCCAAATAAAGTTCAGCTGTTCTAGTAGGATTTTCCTGACATGTTCTTAGTTGCATCTTACAGCAGAAGCCACGGTCTGCAGAGAGCTTCCAAAGCATCAGAGGGATCTCATTGTTGAAAGGTATCAGTCAGGAGAAGGGTACAAAAGAATTTCCAAGGCAGTAGATATACCATGGAACACAGTGAAGACAGTCATCATCAAGTGGAGAAAATATGGCACAACAGTGACATTACCAAGAACTGGACGTCCCTCCAAAACTGATGAAAAGATGAGAAGAAAACTGGTCAGGGAGGCTTCCAAGAGGCCTACAGCAACAttaaagcagctgcaggaagtaCTGGCTGTGTACTGGCTGTGTACTGGCTGTGTACTACACGTGACAACAATCTCCCCTTTCTTCATATGTTTGGGCTATGGGGTAGGGTGGCAAGACGGAAGCCTTTACTTACGAAGAAAAACATCCAAGCCCGGCAAAATTTTGCAAAAACATACATGAAGTCTCCAAAAAgcatgtgggaaaatgtgttatGGTCTGATGAAACCAAGGTTGAACTTTTTGGCCATAATTCCAAAAGGTATGTTTGGtgcaaaaacaacactgcacaTCACCCAAAGAGCACCGTACCCACtgtgaagcatggtggtggcagcatcatgctttGGGGCTGGTTTACTTCAGCTGGAACCGGGGCCTTAGTCAAGGTGGAGGGAATTATGAACAGTTCCAAATACCAGTCAATTTAGGCACAAAACCTTCAGGCTTCCGTTAgaaagctgaagatgaagaggaatttCACCTTTCAGCACGACAACGACCCAAAGCATACATCCAAATCAACAAAAGCATGGCTTCACCAGAAGAAGATTAAAGTTTTGGAatggcccagccagagcccagacctGAATCCAATGGAACATCTAATAGCCTCCTACCCAAAAAGACTGAGTGCTGTAATAAAATCAAAAGGTGCTTCCACAAAGTATTAGTTTAAGGGTGTGCATATTTATGCAACCAGGTTATtgtaagtgttttattttttatttttcccactaaaagatttcagtttgtttttcaattgaattgttCATGTTATAGGTCACATTAAAGGTGGGAAAAGTTCGGACATGATTTATCTTGGtctcatttttttacatcacaaaaaccTGGCATTTTAACAGGGTGTGTAGACTTTTTATATCCACTGTATATTTGAATGGCTCTTTCTGGGCAGCAGATGGGTTTTCCCATGAAAGGACACAGTAAGAGTTAATGTTGAAGCTCTACATCTGAACCACACTTAACAAAGTGACAGGAATCTGGTCTGTTCTAAACAAGGGTAATCTGAATCAAGTTCCTCCAAGTATTGTAcgggtcctaataacttctgacaACCTGACAGCATCAGGGGTAATAATGAATGTGGTGGAAACCCTGTATTTCCAAATTCAACATACCGCCTTGTTGACATTAATCAAGTTGAAATGACTTATTTTCGTACATGTGTTGTCATCCGTTTCAATAAACATAAACGTGCCATTAGAAAGAGAGCACTGCTTCTGAAGGAAGCTGATCTGAATGGACCAATCCTGAGCTGTGTATGGAGTCTCTTCACTTCAGCGGCAGCCAAACTGATTACTAAGCAGTAAAAATGAAGACTGAAATTTTCACATTCTTAATCTTCAGTCACTTTTTTCACAGCAGTAAACTAATATACTGTCATGATGCTTTTTGAAtattctgcctcctcttcctcattacTAGCAGAGCCTCTGAATGGGACACAGATAGACACCTCCCACTAACATTATATGGACACTCCAGTGATGTATCGAAAACCATCATGAAAACACTCTTGAGTTACTATGACAGAAGATACTGAACTATATGATGAATGAAACTACATCTAAATGCggaatatttttgtaaaatttgTAGGTGTACATGTAGCAGAGTGTAGCAAAGTGTATTATGCTTGGTTTTGATTGAGTTTAAAtgacataaaatattaaagatacTTTAAGTGAACAGTGTGCAAAGAAATGTGTGTAACcatatgtgaaaataaaaagaataaacaaaaaggtttttggttaaaaaaatagTTGTGGTTTGAGTATCATTTGGGTTGGCAGCAATACCCAGCACTGGTCGTAGCTGCTCTCAGGTCAGTCCCACACATTGATacaaagaaacaacagcagTCTGTGTGGGTCctttatatttgtaaaatgtgtgagTGGCATCTTGTGAGATGGTGCCATAAACCTTGTAACACATTCATTTAAGCATATTGGCTGTAGTAGTGCTGCCCACACACCTGCTGTCACCATTGGCATTCATGTCACAACCACTCTgagtgaaataaacattttgcaAAGCAGCAGCCGAGTTTGACGGCAGTTTTGTCACAGAGTCCCTACTGACAGCACAGTTAAGTGAATCTTTAAAGACAACACACCACCTCCTTACCGCTTCTGCAGCTTTCcactcagctcctccaggatttCACATGACTGCCGGTGGTACTCTAAGGCCGCCTCGATCAGTGATGACAGCTGGCTCACCTGCTCCACCTATTGGCCATGGCCCCAATGCATGAGCacaacccaaacacacacattaacttcAACATCCATTCAAATCACATCTGTGACTGTCTGTTCACTATGTATGAATCAAACCtcacattttctacatttgtaCTTCTGATGATATACACCATAATTGTTAAGTGTACAAATCTGACGCAAAATGATAAAGTCTTGACTGCTGTCAGTTTTTTCTGAAAAAATATGATACCATTTCTAATAAACAGCACGGCTTAAACAATcaatgtattaatatattaaatctTCACGTTGAagagttttatttaattttgccTGCTGCTGTGCCGGATGTTTGTCACATCTCTTGTATTAGCTGTTGGTCCAATCTTCATGTAGTGGTCCTCTTACATCATTCTCCAGGAAGTTGAACATGCTCCTCTCAGCCAGCTCTTTGCTCTCATCAAACTTCTCCACAGCCTGTCGGATCTCCTCATCAGGGATTTTCCCCCGACGCTTCTTCTTATAGTCAAAGTCTAACCGGCGGCCCTCCAGCTTCTTCAGGTGGTGCTGCGGACACAAACAACAACTATAAATGATGATCTCTACACACTAACTGGCATGTACCTAGAGACTGACAACAAGTCCCACATCCTGCACACGCAGCGTGTGTTGTATCATCTCATTTGTTTTGAACGGTGTACTTTTTGAAACATAATGTCATATCTTCTTACTTCTTTTTTGCCTCAATGTGATATTGTATAAAACATTGTATGCATTTCATCACACAGCATGCAGTTTCCTATTAATAGTGTCCACAATGCACCAAAGGTCTGTTATTTCAAGGCTTGAGGTTTATGACTGATGAGCTGAAAACAGGAGCACAGTGTGAACACCTGACTTCTTTGGCTCAGTTCAGACATTGTGCTGTGAAAGCTATAGAGCAAACAGTGGTGCAGTtcaaacaatcacacacagactcttGATCCAGACATTTCTACGTGGACTGTGCTGTGGTTTGTCTTTCGTGTGAAAGCAGAAGCATTTTAAGACAGCAGATTTTAGCAGCAACTACTATTATCTGTTAACTATCATAACTATTATATCCATTTCCATTCACTAACAACTACTGCTATTatcatttattgattttaaactGCTAGAAATGGATTATCCTAAGACTGTATATGTATGTAATAATGCAACATTATTTGGTAACAAGTAAGTTCTGGTACGTTGAATCAATAATGTAAGGTCTCAACTTTACTATGTAGTGCTGTGAGATAACgtgtgttgtgatttgatgctgtaaaaataaaagttaattgAATTGATGGCACTGATAATTCAGCTGAAGCAGATTGGTTATGGGCCAGTTGGATTGATATTGTCATTGGCAAAAAGTTACATATTAATGCAGTCAAAGTGAGCTGTCAACTAAGATTTGTATTGCAAATAAACAACTGCTAGACCCATGTTACCATCAGTGAGTTCAACACAGTTTGACAGATTGAGAGGTATCAGATACCAGGGAGAACAAGTTGGATAGGTGGATGATCCTTAGTTCCTTAGGTCCTTATAGACCAAACTATCCAGCTGTTTATGAAGTGACTTAAAATAAATCTAAGTGCAGTTGGTTGATGATATTTCTGTACTTTTCCTTCAGTGAGGTTTAGAATGCAGTTTATGGTATGGGGAAACACAGTGTATGCACTCTACATGAAATGAAAGTGTCATCAAGGCATGCATGTTGACACTGATCTAATGGCAGATTTCAAACAGCATTGCAAATGTGCTGCAGTAATCTCTGCACACCCTGAAGTGTTGTCAAACTTCCCCTGTGTTGCAAACACTGTCAGCATTATTAGAACTTTAAGGTCACGTTTTGAACTTTGGACCAAAATCAATAACCTGCCACAGGTTATTCAAAAATGTCAcctcatttaatttaatttatattaaagTGTACCATGATCTCTTTCAGGTCCTTGTCCTGTAGATTCTGCACGGGGTCAATAAAGTTTTGTTTGACGTTTATGTCCAGGGAGTCCTTCACATCTGCCATCTGTCTCATGGCCTCACCCATGTCCAGCAGAGCACAGCCTacaggacagagagacaaaccACAATGTTTCTGTTAGCCTGTAGTTTTTGTAGCAGGGAAATGTAACACACAAATCATCTGAATTCATGCACAACAGGCTGTTGATCCTACAAAAAGGAAATTCTTGGTAAACAGTTTACACTATAGAAATATCTCGATTCCCTTTTAATCACTTAGGCTTTAAATTCAAAGTTGCCTTTATTTCATAAGTTGATTTCCATGATCTCACTTATACAACCAAAACGTCCACATTAAAAACTAAGATTATATATAAGCCACAGCTGAACCTAACAGGATATACTGCACAGTTGTTGGTGGTTTTCCTCTCTGATAATCAAGTTACACAAACTCAAATCAAATTCATCACCAAAACATTGAGCCATGAAAGCCTGAGGAAATGTGACACATCTGAGCAGGAACAGTTGAATGTCCCACATCAACCGAAACAATTGAAAGTGGAATTAATGAACAGTGAATGACACCATAAtgtaacagagcagcagagtggtGAGTAGGACATATGCTGTGGAAATGCAGTATAAAACATCgtatatataaactataaacaAAGTTCAGAGTTTGTATCAAAAACAATATGGAGTAAAACTAAGTTGAATATGACTTATGCATGATGCTGTTGATGATCATTGTAACAGGCCTTGGTAGTTATAGGTAGACCAGTCTATAAACAGTTATTGGAGAAGTTCTGAAACATAAGAATGGTACCAAACACGGAGTCCTCTCCCAGTTCATGACCATAGCGCAGCATGCAGTCTCCCAGCAGGCCTTCAGTCTGAGGGTAGCCGGTGGTCTTCACCTGCCCTCGGATCTTAGACACTGTTGTCAGCATGTTTAGTTTGGCTCGAGAGGCTATagagaaaaaagatgaatattcCACATTCCATTATTGGGTTTCTTTTGCAAAACAAAGTTGTAGTAgagtagttaaaaaaaaaaaaaattatgtaaaacaattatgtatttaacaaaataatacacaatatggttcatcattgttttttcttttctttaacctGGGTTAGGCTGGAGGTACTCTGTTGTTTTGGACAAGAGGTCAAACACTGACTTGTTGGTCACCTCAATTTTCTATAGAGATGAAGAcaataaacaggaaataatatatgtaaatattgcAGATATTTTTGTCATTCTGAAAGATATTTAGAATATTACATTAATTCATATCTTACAATACctatatatgtttgtgtttgtgtttgtgtgtatcatAAATGTAAGCAGCAGAGCAACAGAGCAACAAAGCAACAAAGCAGCAAACATAGCAAAACTCCATTTCCATCACTTCTGTCTACTTCCATCAGTTAGTTCTGCAGTTACATGTTTTCAACACAGGATGTCACTACCAAGTGTAAAACTACACATCCGTCACAGCAAACTCACCCTTTCCATCTCCATGAAGTCATCGTCCAGTTTTGTCCCCTCTGCCCCACTGATCTTCTCACTGAGTAGCTGCACAGAGAGAGCAACGAGAGAATTCTTAAATTTACTAAATATTAATGATTACAATTAACCGGAGACTGTGAGATGTTCAAATGTCTTGA
This genomic stretch from Hippoglossus hippoglossus isolate fHipHip1 chromosome 3, fHipHip1.pri, whole genome shotgun sequence harbors:
- the sh3gl3a gene encoding endophilin-A3a isoform X4, with protein sequence MLTTVSKIRGQVKTTGYPQTEGLLGDCMLRYGHELGEDSVFGCALLDMGEAMRQMADVKDSLDINVKQNFIDPVQNLQDKDLKEIMHHLKKLEGRRLDFDYKKKRRGKIPDEEIRQAVEKFDESKELAERSMFNFLENDVEQVSQLSSLIEAALEYHRQSCEILEELSGKLQKRISTANCRPKREFKPKVIRSNTNTLDNSQHNGLSYSSSLKSTDIQINHTVNGKIDHITTVPLSWPDSPTTNGNLHQTEVLDQPCCRALYHFEPENEGELGFKEGDIIILTNQIDENWYEGMISGDSGFFPINYVEVIVSLPQ
- the sh3gl3a gene encoding endophilin-A3a isoform X2 is translated as MMSVAGLKKQFHKASQLLSEKISGAEGTKLDDDFMEMERKIEVTNKSVFDLLSKTTEYLQPNPASRAKLNMLTTVSKIRGQVKTTGYPQTEGLLGDCMLRYGHELGEDSVFGCALLDMGEAMRQMADVKDSLDINVKQNFIDPVQNLQDKDLKEIMHHLKKLEGRRLDFDYKKKRRGKIPDEEIRQAVEKFDESKELAERSMFNFLENDVEQVSQLSSLIEAALEYHRQSCEILEELSGKLQKRISTANCRPKREFKPKVIRSNTNTLDNSQHNGLSYSSSLKSTDIQINHTVNGKKTEVLDQPCCRALYHFEPENEGELGFKEGDIIILTNQIDENWYEGMISGDSGFFPINYVEVIVSLPQ
- the sh3gl3a gene encoding endophilin-A3a isoform X1, coding for MMSVAGLKKQFHKASQLLSEKISGAEGTKLDDDFMEMERKIEVTNKSVFDLLSKTTEYLQPNPASRAKLNMLTTVSKIRGQVKTTGYPQTEGLLGDCMLRYGHELGEDSVFGCALLDMGEAMRQMADVKDSLDINVKQNFIDPVQNLQDKDLKEIMHHLKKLEGRRLDFDYKKKRRGKIPDEEIRQAVEKFDESKELAERSMFNFLENDVEQVSQLSSLIEAALEYHRQSCEILEELSGKLQKRISTANCRPKREFKPKVIRSNTNTLDNSQHNGLSYSSSLKSTDIQINHTVNGKIDHITTVPLSWPDSPTTNGNLHQTEVLDQPCCRALYHFEPENEGELGFKEGDIIILTNQIDENWYEGMISGDSGFFPINYVEVIVSLPQ
- the sh3gl3a gene encoding endophilin-A3a isoform X3, translated to MMSVAGLKKQFHKASQLLSEKISGAEGTKLDDDFMEMERKIEVTNKSVFDLLSKTTEYLQPNPASRAKLNMLTTVSKIRGQVKTTGYPQTEGLLGDCMLRYGHELGEDSVFGCALLDMGEAMRQMADVKDSLDINVKQNFIDPVQNLQDKDLKEIMHHLKKLEGRRLDFDYKKKRRGKIPDEEIRQAVEKFDESKELAERSMFNFLENDVEQVSQLSSLIEAALEYHRQSCEILEELSGKLQKRISTANCRPKREFKPKVIRSNTNTLDNSQHNGLSYSSSLKSTETEVLDQPCCRALYHFEPENEGELGFKEGDIIILTNQIDENWYEGMISGDSGFFPINYVEVIVSLPQ